In Amycolatopsis jiangsuensis, the following proteins share a genomic window:
- a CDS encoding ATP-binding protein: MIENLLVANRGEIARRVFRSCRTGGIGTVAVFSDADAEAPHTREADVAVRLPGNAPGDTYLRADLVVRAAVDAGADAIHPGYGFLSENAAFARAVLEAGLTWVGPSPAAIETMGSKVESKRLMAAAGVPVLSELDPGEVTESDLPLLVKASAGGGGRGMRVVREVAELAEAVESARAEAGSAFGDSTVFCERYLETGRHIEVQVLADTHGTVWAVGERECSIQRRHQKVVEEAPSPFVGPEMRAELFDAARKAAEAIDYVGAGTVEFLAAPDGRFYFLEMNTRLQVEHPVTENVTGLDLVALQLSVAEGAALAPEPPAAEGHSIEVRLYAEDPAAGWQPQSGTLHSFEVPDVDRSFRHGAGLRLDSGVEPGSVVGVHYDPMLAKVISWAPTRAEAARRLAAALAGAKIHGVVTNRDLLVRILRHEAFLAGETDTAFFDRHGLDTLARPLATTDTRRLSALAAALADAAANRASATTLGRLPSGWRNVRSAPLRKTFSLGEDRYEVDYSLTRDGLRAEGYDHVELVSAEPDRVVLDVSGVRRTFEVSRWADVSYVDSPLGSVALTAVARFADPEAALAAGSLVAPMPGTVVRVAVAAGDTVAAGDPLLWLEAMKMEHRISAPADGVVAELPVEAGQQVEVGTVLAVVGDEK; encoded by the coding sequence GTGATCGAGAACCTGCTGGTCGCCAACCGCGGCGAGATCGCGCGCCGGGTGTTCCGCAGCTGCCGCACCGGCGGAATCGGTACCGTGGCGGTGTTTTCCGACGCGGATGCGGAGGCGCCGCACACGCGGGAGGCGGACGTCGCGGTCCGGCTCCCGGGGAATGCGCCGGGAGACACGTACTTGCGGGCGGACCTGGTCGTGCGGGCTGCCGTGGACGCGGGTGCCGATGCGATCCACCCGGGTTACGGCTTCCTTTCCGAGAACGCCGCGTTCGCTCGGGCGGTGCTCGAAGCCGGGCTGACCTGGGTCGGCCCGTCGCCGGCGGCGATCGAGACGATGGGCTCCAAAGTGGAGTCGAAACGGCTGATGGCCGCGGCCGGCGTGCCGGTACTGTCCGAATTGGATCCCGGCGAAGTCACCGAGAGCGACCTTCCCCTGCTGGTGAAGGCATCCGCCGGTGGTGGCGGGCGCGGGATGCGCGTGGTACGCGAGGTGGCGGAGCTGGCCGAAGCGGTGGAGAGTGCGCGGGCCGAAGCGGGCTCGGCGTTCGGCGACTCCACGGTGTTCTGCGAGCGGTACCTCGAGACCGGCCGGCACATCGAAGTGCAGGTGCTCGCCGATACGCACGGGACGGTGTGGGCGGTGGGGGAGCGCGAATGCTCCATCCAGCGGCGGCACCAGAAAGTGGTCGAGGAAGCACCTTCGCCGTTCGTGGGTCCGGAAATGCGGGCCGAACTGTTCGACGCGGCCCGGAAAGCCGCGGAGGCCATCGATTACGTCGGGGCCGGCACGGTGGAATTCCTCGCCGCCCCGGACGGCCGGTTCTACTTCCTGGAGATGAACACGCGCTTGCAGGTGGAGCATCCGGTCACCGAGAACGTGACCGGGCTCGATCTGGTCGCCCTGCAGCTGTCGGTCGCCGAAGGTGCCGCGCTCGCCCCCGAACCTCCCGCGGCGGAGGGGCATTCGATCGAAGTCCGGCTCTACGCCGAAGATCCGGCGGCCGGCTGGCAACCGCAGAGCGGCACCCTGCACTCGTTCGAGGTGCCCGATGTGGACCGTTCCTTCCGGCACGGCGCCGGGCTGCGGCTGGATTCCGGTGTGGAGCCCGGATCGGTGGTCGGCGTGCACTACGACCCGATGCTGGCGAAGGTGATCTCGTGGGCACCGACTCGTGCCGAGGCCGCCCGGCGGCTCGCCGCGGCGCTGGCCGGCGCCAAGATCCACGGTGTGGTCACGAACCGCGACCTGCTCGTGCGCATTCTCCGTCACGAGGCGTTCCTGGCGGGAGAGACCGACACGGCCTTCTTCGACCGGCACGGGCTCGACACCCTGGCCCGGCCACTGGCCACAACGGACACTCGGCGGCTTTCGGCGCTGGCCGCGGCACTCGCGGACGCGGCCGCCAACCGCGCGTCCGCGACCACGCTGGGCAGGCTGCCCAGCGGCTGGCGCAATGTCCGGTCCGCGCCGCTGCGGAAGACGTTCAGCCTCGGTGAAGACCGCTACGAGGTCGATTACTCGCTCACCCGCGACGGGCTGCGGGCCGAAGGATATGACCACGTCGAGCTGGTCTCGGCGGAACCGGATCGGGTCGTGCTGGACGTGTCCGGAGTACGCCGGACGTTCGAGGTGTCCCGCTGGGCGGATGTGTCCTACGTGGACTCTCCGCTGGGATCCGTGGCACTGACCGCGGTAGCGCGGTTCGCCGACCCCGAGGCCGCACTCGCCGCGGGCTCCCTCGTGGCGCCGATGCCCGGCACAGTGGTGCGGGTCGCGGTGGCGGCCGGCGACACCGTGGCGGCGGGCGATCCGCTGCTGTGGCTCGAGGCGATGAAGATGGAACACCGGATCTCGGCACCGGCGGACGGCGTGGTCGCCGAGCTTCCGGTCGAGGCGGGGCAACAGGTCGAAGTGGGCACGGTGCTGGCTGTGGTGGGAGACGAGAAATGA
- a CDS encoding acyl-CoA dehydrogenase family protein — MNAMNFVEPEERVALRKAVAELAGKYGYEYYAKKARTGEKTDELWAEAGRLGYLGVNLPEEYGGGGAGIADLAAVLEEFAAGGTPLLLMVVSPAIVGTVLSRFGTPEQKKQWLPGLADGSRKIVFAITEPDAGSNSHRITTTARRDGDDWVLSGRKVYISGVDEADAVLVVGRTEDGKSGRLKPALFVVPTDTPGFEARKIDMDIIAPENQFALFLDDVRLPAEALVGEEDAAIAQLFAGLNPERIMGASFSLGIARYALDKAVGYAKDRQVWGAPIGSHQGLAHPLAQAKIELELARLMTQKAASLYDSGDDFAAGESANMAKYAAAEVAIRAVDQAVQTHGGNGLATEYGLGTLVTAVRLGRIAPVSREMVLNFVGQHSLGLPKSY; from the coding sequence ATGAACGCGATGAACTTCGTGGAACCCGAGGAGCGGGTGGCGCTGCGCAAGGCCGTCGCCGAACTGGCCGGCAAGTACGGCTACGAGTACTACGCGAAGAAGGCGCGTACCGGCGAGAAGACCGACGAGCTGTGGGCCGAGGCGGGCCGGCTCGGCTACCTCGGCGTGAACCTGCCCGAGGAGTACGGCGGCGGGGGCGCCGGGATCGCCGACCTTGCCGCGGTCCTGGAGGAGTTCGCCGCCGGCGGCACCCCGCTGCTGCTGATGGTGGTCTCCCCGGCGATCGTCGGGACCGTGCTCTCGCGGTTCGGCACGCCGGAGCAGAAGAAGCAGTGGCTGCCCGGGCTCGCGGACGGAAGCAGGAAGATCGTCTTCGCGATCACCGAACCGGATGCCGGGTCGAACTCGCACCGGATCACCACCACCGCCCGCCGGGATGGCGACGACTGGGTGCTGTCCGGCCGGAAGGTCTACATCTCCGGCGTCGACGAGGCGGACGCGGTGCTCGTCGTCGGCCGCACCGAGGACGGGAAGAGCGGACGGCTCAAGCCGGCACTGTTCGTCGTGCCGACGGACACGCCGGGGTTCGAGGCCCGCAAGATCGACATGGACATCATCGCCCCGGAAAACCAGTTCGCGCTGTTCCTCGACGACGTGCGGCTCCCGGCCGAAGCACTGGTCGGCGAAGAGGACGCGGCGATCGCGCAACTGTTCGCCGGACTCAACCCCGAGCGCATCATGGGTGCGTCGTTCTCGCTCGGCATCGCCCGGTACGCGCTGGACAAGGCGGTCGGCTACGCGAAGGACCGCCAGGTCTGGGGCGCGCCGATCGGCTCGCACCAGGGCCTGGCGCATCCGCTCGCGCAGGCCAAGATCGAACTGGAACTGGCGCGGCTGATGACCCAGAAGGCCGCTTCGCTGTACGACTCCGGCGACGACTTCGCGGCCGGCGAATCGGCCAACATGGCCAAGTACGCCGCCGCGGAGGTCGCGATCCGCGCGGTGGACCAGGCGGTGCAGACCCACGGTGGCAACGGCCTCGCGACCGAATACGGCCTCGGCACCCTGGTCACCGCGGTCCGGCTGGGCCGGATCGCGCCGGTGAGCAGGGAGATGGTGCTCAACTTC